The window GTATAATGGACGCGAAAGGACGCGAAAGGACGGATTTTGACGCGCTCTTTTGAAACGCAAAAATGGCCTGATTCAGCCAAGTGAGGAAGCGTGGCAATGCCCAAGGTCGCGGAGACAGATAATGCGGCGGCTGTGCCCGGCGTTCCGGTAATGACCGGTACGCACTTTCACGCGCTTGACGAAAAGGGTCGTGTCATCATTCCGGCAAAGCTGCGGCCCGCGCTTGCAGACCAGTTCTGGATGATGCTCGATGAGAACGACAACATCGGGGTGTACAACTATCGTACCGGTCTCGACGTTTTGGAATATTGCGAGCAGATGATTGCCCGCGATCCCGATAACGAAGACATCGCATCGGCAGTTGAGCGCATCACGGGTTCTGCCGAACTGATGCCAGTCGATGGCAATTGGCGCGTGCAGGTGCCGGAAATTTTGCGGTTCTACGCGGAGTTGGACAAAGAAGTGGTCACGGTGGGCGTGCTCAATCACGCGGTGCTGTGGTCGCGCGAGAAGTGGGAAAACGCCCAGTCGCGGCGGTTGCAGAGTGTGGAAGTTCGACGGGCGCAAGCTGGAATGTTGCGCGCGGCGACATCGAGCATTCGCAAAACTGCAGCGCCGGAGGTCGAGGAAAATGTCACGACAGCCGTCGCAGCGGAAACGCCGGAAGAACGCGGAATCGCCGCGCTCGGACGCGGTAACGGAACAACCGGAACCGCCGTTGGAACCACAGGTTCGGCGAACGCACCCGCCGGCCATGGTGCGCGAAGTGCTCGCGTACTTACGTTGTCGAAGCTTGGCCGGTAACGCCGAAGGTGGAAACGACCAAGCTGACGAAGCCGCAAAAGGTACGGTCGAAGTTCGACCTGATGCGGTTTTTATTGACGGTACTTTGGGAACCGCCGGCCACACGCTGGCGATGCTCGAAGCTCACCCGACTTGCCGTGTCGTCGCCTTCGACCGCGACACCGATTCGATGGAGATCGCTAAAGAGCGACTGGCTGCAGCAAACGTGCTGGAGCGAGTTACTTTTATCAATGGCGATTTTCGCAACGCAAGAGAATTCTTGCAACCGTACTTTGAAAACCAAAAATCGGGAGCCGATGGAAGGCCCATCACGCGCATTGACGGCGCTCTGGTTGACGCCGGAATGTCGTTGCTGCAAGTGACGTGGCCCGAACGTGGGCTATCGTTTCGCACCGAAGGCGCGTTTAAAGACGCGCCGCTCGACATGCGCTACGACCGCACGCAGGACATCTCCGCTCTCGATCTGGTCAATAGGCTTTCGCCGAACGAGCTAGAAGACTTGATTTTCCAGTTCGCCGATGAGAGATGGGCGCGCCGCATCACCGCAACAATCGTTGAACAGCGTCGCAGCAAGGTCATCGAAACCACGACAGAACTTGTGAGCCTTATCGAAGCCGCTATCCCGTTGGCCGTCCGACGCCAGTCGCGTGTTCATCCCGCCACTCAAACTTTCGCTGCTCTCCGGCTTGCCGTGAACAGCGAGTTTGCCGCACTCGACCAAGGCGCCTGGGCGTTGTCCGACGTGTTAGCTCCCGCAGCCCGGCTTGTAGTTCTGACGTATAGCAGTCATGAAGACCGCACCATCAAACGCACATTTCGCCGCCTGGCCGGACGTGCTGTCGTTGACGAAGACGACAACACGAACCGCAAAAAGAAATCGAACGACGCCCCCATGTCGTCCGGTTTTCGCCCGGAGCGTTCGTCTCTCACCTTTTCTCTCGATTTGCCTTTTCGTTCCGCGCCCGCAGTTCCGGCATGGGCCGAAGAAGAATTCGAAAAAACGTGGCGCATGAAAATCGTCACATCGAAACCTGTTGAACCGACCGATGAAGAAATATCATCGAATCCTCTCGCGCGTTCTTGTAAGTTGCGCGCGGTGGAAAAAATAAAAATTGAATAACCAGAGTACGGTCGAAATCGACCGTACTTTTCGCCGTACTTGAGATGTGAGGAGCTGCAAACATGGCTGCGACAGCGTTGCGCGAGAATGTCAGGACAATTGAAGATCGTTCGCGCACCCATGGGAATCATGTTCCTGTGGCCCGCTCGCGCGGCACTCGCACCGGCACTGCTCCTCAGCGCACAACTTCCACGCCGCGCAACATCACTTCCCCCGAAGACGAACAGGAAGAGCATCTTGTCGCCGCGCGCCGTCGTGTGCGCCGCGCCCATCGCAGCGGCGTTCCGCGCCTGGCCGCCTTCGCTTCTGTCGTTATCATCGCGCAGCTTCTGGCCCTTATGTACGTGAAGGGTTTGGCGATGTCGGCGACGCACGCCGCTACCGACCTCGACAAGCGCATCGCGGAAACGACGGAAGAAATTAAGCAGGCACAGCGAAAGATTTCCGCGACGACTTCAACGGTTCAACTGGAACAGTGGTCGCGCCAGCTTGGTTTGCGCCGTGTGCAGCAAAACGACATCGACCGCGTGAGCGAAACCGCGCGTCCGGCTGATGTTCAGGTTCCGACCGAGGCGGTGCGATGACAGAAGATTTCTCCTCATCGCGCGCCGTAAAGAAACGGGCGGGCGCGATTCGTCCCGGAACACAGCGGCGCATCGAGAAAAGTTTTTATCTCGTATTGATGCCGCTGTTTTTTTTGGGTGGCCGCCTGGTGCAGCTGCAAGCAACCGGCGACGCCAAAAACATTGACTTCGGACGCGAAAAACGCCAAATCATCCAGCCACGTCGCGCCGACATTTTGGCCGCCGACGGCACCGCGATGGCCGTCACGCTTGACGAATACGCCGTCTGTGCTAACCCACGCGCCGTCAAGCAGAAAGAGAAGATGGCGCGCCTTGTCGCGGAAACCATCGGCGGCGACGAAGATGAATATCTCGAACTGCTCAATAAAACCGAGCGCGCTGACGGCAGGCCGAATTACTACGTGCGATTGGCCAAGCGCGTCGATGAAGCGCGCGTCGAAAAGCTGAAAAAGCGCATGGGGCCGCAGAGCGAACGCGAAACCGCGAAAGCCCGCGCCGCGCGCCGCGAGTTCTGGTCGGCGATTTCTTTTGAATCCTCGCCGCGCCGCACTTATCCGCTCGGCAACTTCGCCAGCCAGCTTATTGGTTTCACATCGCCCAACGGCGGCGGTGTCGATGGACTGGAGCGCACCTTTGAAGAAAAGCTCGGCGGCACGCCGGGCGAAATCGTTTCGCCGCTCGATGGCGACGGTCGCCCGATTCCCGGCTTCGTCAAAAAGATGACGCCTGCCGAAGAAGGCCGCACGATTGTCACGACAATCGACCCCGAAATTCAGGCCAACGCCGATGCTGCGGTTCAAGCAATGGCGCGCAAATGGAAGCCGAAGTTTGCGATTGCTATTGTCATGAAGCCCGATACCGGCGAAGTCTTGGCGATGTCCACTGCGCCGTCGTACGACCTCAACAAGCGCCCGACAAATATCGCGGAAGTCGCCACCAATCGCGCGACGCAGTTTTCTTACGAACCGGGTTCGACCTTCAAAATTATCACCGCTGCGGCTGCGGTCGAAAGTGTTCCCGATTGGGAACACAAATCGTATTACGTGACTGGCGCCGAGAAGGTGGGCCGCCACGTCATTCACGATTGGCAATGGTGGAGCGGCAAAGCCCAAGCGGAAAGCAAAGATCTGTCGGAAGGCATCCGTGACAGTAGCAACATCACGATGTGGCACTTCGCGCGTCAGATCGGCGCAAAACGAATGCTGAGCTACGCGGAAAAATTCGGCATTGGCGAGCGCATTGAATCGCCCGGCTTGCGCGGCCCCAAAGGTTTGCTCGACCGCAAAACCCAGAACTGGAGCGCCGAACAGCTCGCGAACTTCTCGTTCGGGCAGGGCATGATGATGACGCCGCTGCAACTGGCGCGTGTAACTGCTGTTATCGCCAATAAAGGCGTAATGATGAAGCCAATGCTGGTCAAGGAAGTGCGTGACGCCAGCGGTAAAGTCGTGGAGAAGTACGAGCCGGAAGAACAGCGCCGCGTGATTTCGGAAGAAGCCGCTCGCGAAGTCGGCAAAATGCTGGAGCGTGTAACAACCGAAGGCACCGCGCGCACTTCGGCGTTTGTTCCGGGTTATCGCACAGCGGGTAAAACCGGCTCGGCGCAAAAAGCCGATGGCAGGCGTGGCTATGCCGCAGGACGCTTTATTTCGTCGCTCGCCGGTTATGTTCCGGCAAAGAATCCGAAGTATGTAATTGTTGTTATCGCCGATGAGCCAAAGGGGAGCCACTGGGGAAGCGAAGTCTGCGGCCCGCCATGGGCCGAAATCGCCAGTAAAGCGATGTTGAATTTGCGATTGCGCGAAGGTGCCAGTGCGCCTGCGCCCGACCCGACGTGGATGAAATTGCCGGAGAAGAAGAATTAACTTTGTACGGTCGAATTCGACCGTACTTTAACTTTTAAATTATGCCGTTACTGAAAGAACTTTTAGCCGGAGCGCCCGAAGCAACTGTGCGCGGCAATGACAACATCGAAGTCGCGGCTCTCGCTTACGACTCGCGTTCAGTCGCGCCCGACACGGCGTTTGTTGCGGTGCGCGGCCATCAGCGCGACGGCCACGATTACATCGCGCAAGCTGTCGAAAAAGGCGCGACGGTGATCGTCGCCGAACGCGAAGATGCCATCAAAGATTTGCCCGATTCGGTCACGACGCTCCTTGTTCCCGATTCGCGCCTTGCTCTGGCAAATCTCGCGTGTGAATTTTACGGACATCCTTCGCGCGAGATGACCCTCATCGGCGTGACGGGAACTAACGGCAAGACAACAACGGCGCACCTCATCGCCGAAATGCTGAGGGAATCGGGATATAAAGAAGTCGGCATTATTGGCACGTTGGGCGCGGCGACCGAAAAGGCCGCCTACGATACGGGCCGCACCACGCCGGAAAGTCTCGACTTGCAGCGCCTTCTGGCCGACTTCCTCGATGGCGGCACCGAAGCCGTTGTGATGGAAGTTTCGTCGCACGCTTTGGCTATGCAGCGAGTTACCGGCTGCGCCTTCGATGCGGGCATCTTCACCAACCTCACACAAGACCACCTCGACTTCCACGAAACAATGGAAGATTACTTCGACGCCAAAGCGAAGTTGTTCTCCGAAGTCGCGCGCTATTCGGAAGGCTTCAAGAGCTTCGGCGCGGTGCTCAACGCCGACGATCATTATGGCCGCCGTTTGCGCGACGAGTTTTGCGCCGATTCGATTTATGTCACTTATGGCATCGACAGCGACGCGCACCTAACAGCGGAAGCGGTGCATCTTACGCCATCGGGCATGAGTTTCGTGGCGCGCGGCGCGGGCGCAAACATTCATCTCGACCTTTCACTTATTGGTCGCTTTAATGTTTATAACGCGCTTGCGGCTGTTGGCTTTGGCCTCTTGAAAGAAATGCCGCCTGCGAAGATTCAGGCAGCGTTGCAGCGCGCCAGTGCGCCTGAAGGCCGCATGGAAATGATCGATTGCGGCCAAGACTTCTTCGTCGCCGTCGATTACGCACACACGCCCGATGGCTTGAAGAACGTCATTACAACGGTGAAAGAATTCACGCCGGGCCGGTTGATTTCGGTCTTCGGCTGCGGCGGCGACCGCGACCGCACGAAGCGCCCGCAGATGGGCGCGATTGCCGCGAGCTTCTCCGACTTGTGCGTGGTTACCTCCGATAACCCGCGCACCGAAGACCCGAATCGTATCGTTGAAGATATTCTGGGCGGCACACGTCAAGGCCATGCGGAAACCATCGTCGAAATCGACCGTCGCAAAGCGATTGAGCAGGCGCTGTCAACCGCCAAAAAAGGCGACTTCGTCCTCGTCGCGGGCAAAGGTCACGAAACCTACCAGATTTTCAAAGACCGCACGATTCATTTCGACGACCGTGAAGTTGTGCGCGAATGGCTCGAAGAACACAGCAAGGACGCCGCGTGATGGAAACGCAAAGCGCGACCAAGCCCAATCGCGCGCGCTTCTCGTTGGGTGAAATCGTCGATGTGACAGGAAGTACGGTCGAAATCGACCGTACTCTCTGCATCGAAGGCGTGATTTCCGACACGCGCGCCAATTTACAGGGCGCGCTTTTCGTGGCGCTTCGTGGCGCGCGCTTCGACGGTCACACGTTTCTTCAGCAGGCAAAAGAGCAGGGTGCTGTTGCAGCTGTTGTCACAGAGGATTTCGCGGGTGAAGCACCTGCGGACTTCCCTTTAATAAAAGCTGCCGATACCACGCGCGCATTGGGCGACATTGCACGCGCGCATCGTTTGCGCTTCGATATTCCGGTTATTGGCGTCACCGGTTCGTATGGCAAAACCACGACGCGCGCACTTATTGTCGCTGCGTTGGGCGAGAATGTTTTGGCTTCGATAGCGAACAACAACAACGAAATCGGCGTGCCGCAAACGCTTTTGCAACTGGACGAAACGCATCGTTTCGCTGTCATTGAAATGGGAATGCGCGGGCGGGGCCAAATTGCTGAGCTTGCACGCATCGCACAGCCCACAGTTGGCCTGATTACCAACGTTGGCCCGCAGCACATCGAGTTCTTCGATGACATCTGGGGTGTAGTTGCCGCTAAAGCGGAATTACTTCAAGCTTTGCCGGATAATGGCGTTGCGGTTATTCCTGCTAACGATGGGTATGGCGCAACCTTGCGGGGCGCATCGCCACCTCGTGTCGTGACGTTTGGCGAAAGTGAAATTGCCGCCTATCGTGTTGTTAGTATCGAGGCCGATTCTTACGGTTTACGTTTTGAAGTTGCCGAACCGCATTCTGTCGCGGTGCATTTGCCTCTGGTGGGCGCGCATAATGCACTCAATGCAGTAGCGGCTCTTGCGGTTGCGGGCGTGTTGGAAATACCGTTGGAGGAAGCCGCGCTCGCGCTCGCAACAGTCGATGTGCCCGGTGCGCGGATGCGAGTAGTGCGCGCGGGTGAAATTACCGTTATCGACGATTCGTACAACGCTGGGCCAGATTCGATGCGCGCGGCACTCGAAACCTTACAAAGCTACGGCGCCAAACGGCGCATCGCTGTTCTAGGCGCGATGAAAGAATTGGGGCGCTGGAGCGAAGACGAACACCGCAAGCTGGGCGAAACCGCCATGTGGTGCGATGAGCTTGTTTGCGTTGGAACTGAGACGCGTGCAACGCAAGGTGCCGCGCGCAAAGGCTTGTGGTTCGCATCGGCGAAAGAAGCCGCACCGGTTGTAAAAGAATTGCTCCGCGACGGCGACTGCGTTTTGGTGAAAGGAAGTCGCAGTGTCGGACTGGAGCAAGTTGTTGAATCCATTACGGGAGGCGCTGCATGACGAATTCAACACAACCGACATTTTGGCTTTGGTTGCTTCAGAATACAGCGCTCTGGCAAATCATTAGTTTTGCTGTGTCTGGCTTGCTGATGCTGATGTTTGGCGGACCGCTGATTGCATGGCTGAAAAATCTGCGTGGCATGAAATGGTCGGCGCGTGAAGATACGCCTGATACGCATCTGGCAAAAGCAGGCACGCCGTCGATGGGTGGGTTGGGAATCATCAGCGCGGCGACGCTGACATTCTTCGTCGTATTTTTGGTTAATCAGATGCTGATGCGTCGCGTGCCCAATGCGCCGGCGCTCAGTGGCGAGTTTCTCCTTCTGCTTTTCACGGTTCCTCTCATTACGCTTGCTCATCTGGCGCTTGGTTTTGCCGACGATTGGTCGAAAGCGCGCGGCAAAGGCGGCCTGCGTGCGCGCGACAAGTTTCTCGGCCAAGTCGTATTAATGCTGGCGTTTTTTATTCTTGTCGGCGTGGGACAACGAACCGGCGTAACGTCCGATGTTTTTGTGTTGCGCGATGCTTCCTTGCCGTTGCTGGCTTTGCTGGCCGTTGTGATTGTCGGCACCTGTAACGCCGTCAATATCACCGATGGCATTGATGGTTTGGCAGCAGGACTCTGCGTTCAGGTTGGTTTGGCCTTCGCGCTGCTTGGTTTCTTCTCCGCCGATTGGTGGCTGTGTCTTGCGGGCGCGTGCTTTGGCTTTCTTGCCTTTAATCGCTTTCCGGCGAGAGTCTTTATGGGCGATACCGGCTCGTTGGCTCTGGGTGCGGCTCTGGGAGCAGGCGCGGTGCTGTCGCGCGCGATGTGGCTCTTGCCGTTTGTCGGTTTCATCTTCTACGTCGAGTTACTCTCCGTCACGGCGCAAGTGCTGTGGTTTAAATACACGCGCAAGCAAACCGGCGAAGGCAAACGCTTGTTTCGTCGCGCGCCCTTGCATCACCATTTTGAACTCGGCGGCTGGAGCGAATGGCGTGTTGTCACCACGTTCTGGGGCATCAACCTGATTACGACGTTGATAGGAATCGTTTTGTGGCAGAACGGAATGCTGCCGCGCTTCCCCTGAGTATTCGCCCTTCCGCTTCGGCTGCGCCTTCACCGTGGGCACCCGAATTCGACCGTACTCTGAACCTAATTACTGAAACCTGATTCATGCAACGCGAAAAAGTTTGTGGAGTTGTTGGCCTCGCACGTGCGGGAGTTCCCGCCGCGCGCTTTCTGGCGGAACGCGGCGCGCGCGTTCTTGGCTTCGATGCCAAGCCGCGCACCGAGCTATCGGCAGATGCGCTGGCATTGGAAGCCTTGGGCGTCGAATTGCGCGTTGGCGATTCGTCGTTCGCGGGCCTCAAAGAATGCACGCAAATTATTCTATCGCCGGGCCTGAAAATTCATCACGAGCCGCTGCGTTCGGTTTTGGTCCAATGCGAAGCGCGCGGCGCCGACATTATCGGTGAATTGGAACTGGCCGCACGCCATTGTCCCGCGCCGATGATCGCCGTGACGGGCACCAAAGGCAAAAGCACAACGACCAAGCTCATCGAAGAAATGCTGGCAGCGGCGGGCGTTTCGGTCGTGCGTGCGGGCAATTCGGGGATTCCCCTCATTGCCGAACTTTCAAACCTTTCGCCCGATTCGTGGGCGGTTGTCGAAGTTTCTTCCTTTCAGCTAGAGAAAGCGCCCACGCTCAAGCCACGCATTGCGGTGTTGCTGAACCTTCTCGCCGATCATCAGGATTATCACACCTCGCTCGATCAGTACTGGCAGACGAAACTGAAACTGTTCGCCAATCAGGGCGAAGGCGACACAGCGATTTGGAATCTCGACGACGCGCATCTGGCCGCCATGAAAAGCACGAACCAGTTGCCACAGACTGGTGCGAAGCAGGTTCTCACGACCAGCGGCGAATGGAACGAGACGACGAATCCGTGTGTTTGTGCGCGCAAAGGCTTTCTTGGTTTTTCGAACGCGGGCGGTTTCGAGAAATTCATTGCGCTCGATGAAATTCCTTTGCGCGGCGCGCACAACGCGAGCAATGTCGCGGCAGCGCTGGCGGCAGTGGAAACGGCGCTCGCGCAAAATAACGATGATTTCGATGCCCACTGCGAAGCGATTCGTGAGGCTGTTCGTAATTTTGCGAGCTTGCCGCACCGGTTGGAAAAAGTCGGCGTGGTCGATGGCGTGCAATACATCAACGATTCTCAGGCCACGATTCCCGAAGCGGCGATGCGTGCGCTGGAGGCGTATCCCGCGCCGGTGACTTTGATTTGCGGCGGACTCGATAAGCTCGGCGATCCGCACGGCTACGATGCGTTGGGCGAAACCGCCGCACGCAGCGCGCATTTGCTGGTGACAATCGGGCAGGCGGCGCCGCTCATCGAAGCCGCGGCGCGCCGTGCTGGAATGCCCGACGAAAAAATTATTTCGGCAGAGAACTTGACAAATGCCGTCGAATCGGCCACAATTCGCACGCCCGCGGGAGGAACTGTTGTACTTTCGCCTGCGTGCGCGTCGTTCGACCAGTTCAAATCTTACGAAGAGCGCGGCGAAATATTTCGCTCTCTTGTAGCTCAATTAGAAACACGTCAATCGGCCTCCCTCGTGCCTGCGCGCGAGAACGACCCAGCATCACCACAGCAAGGAGTTGCCCGATGAATCGCACCACCGACCGCACGCCGTCTCGCCCCTCTGCCAGTCGCACGGCCCGCTCACGCCCCGACGCGCGCGCGGACGGTCGCGATGTGCGTGCTCCCCGCTATCATGATCGCGCCGGTCACGAGCGTCCTGAAGATGCCGTTCAGGAGCGTAGCCGCGCGGCTTACAACCGCTCGCGCCGTCAGACTCGTGATGGGGATCCACAAGTACGGTCAGATTCCGGGTGCCCCGCGCAGCGAGGGCGGATACTTCCACTTGGCAACGTTCACGATTTTGAGGATGCGCGCCGTCGCCGCGACGCTTTGCAGCGCGAGGTGGAGCAACGCGAAGCCGAGTTGTTCGG is drawn from Abditibacteriaceae bacterium and contains these coding sequences:
- the murF gene encoding UDP-N-acetylmuramoyl-tripeptide--D-alanyl-D-alanine ligase, whose product is MARRTQQGRRVMETQSATKPNRARFSLGEIVDVTGSTVEIDRTLCIEGVISDTRANLQGALFVALRGARFDGHTFLQQAKEQGAVAAVVTEDFAGEAPADFPLIKAADTTRALGDIARAHRLRFDIPVIGVTGSYGKTTTRALIVAALGENVLASIANNNNEIGVPQTLLQLDETHRFAVIEMGMRGRGQIAELARIAQPTVGLITNVGPQHIEFFDDIWGVVAAKAELLQALPDNGVAVIPANDGYGATLRGASPPRVVTFGESEIAAYRVVSIEADSYGLRFEVAEPHSVAVHLPLVGAHNALNAVAALAVAGVLEIPLEEAALALATVDVPGARMRVVRAGEITVIDDSYNAGPDSMRAALETLQSYGAKRRIAVLGAMKELGRWSEDEHRKLGETAMWCDELVCVGTETRATQGAARKGLWFASAKEAAPVVKELLRDGDCVLVKGSRSVGLEQVVESITGGAA
- the rsmH gene encoding 16S rRNA (cytosine(1402)-N(4))-methyltransferase RsmH: MAGNAEGGNDQADEAAKGTVEVRPDAVFIDGTLGTAGHTLAMLEAHPTCRVVAFDRDTDSMEIAKERLAAANVLERVTFINGDFRNAREFLQPYFENQKSGADGRPITRIDGALVDAGMSLLQVTWPERGLSFRTEGAFKDAPLDMRYDRTQDISALDLVNRLSPNELEDLIFQFADERWARRITATIVEQRRSKVIETTTELVSLIEAAIPLAVRRQSRVHPATQTFAALRLAVNSEFAALDQGAWALSDVLAPAARLVVLTYSSHEDRTIKRTFRRLAGRAVVDEDDNTNRKKKSNDAPMSSGFRPERSSLTFSLDLPFRSAPAVPAWAEEEFEKTWRMKIVTSKPVEPTDEEISSNPLARSCKLRAVEKIKIE
- the murD gene encoding UDP-N-acetylmuramoyl-L-alanine--D-glutamate ligase, with the protein product MQREKVCGVVGLARAGVPAARFLAERGARVLGFDAKPRTELSADALALEALGVELRVGDSSFAGLKECTQIILSPGLKIHHEPLRSVLVQCEARGADIIGELELAARHCPAPMIAVTGTKGKSTTTKLIEEMLAAAGVSVVRAGNSGIPLIAELSNLSPDSWAVVEVSSFQLEKAPTLKPRIAVLLNLLADHQDYHTSLDQYWQTKLKLFANQGEGDTAIWNLDDAHLAAMKSTNQLPQTGAKQVLTTSGEWNETTNPCVCARKGFLGFSNAGGFEKFIALDEIPLRGAHNASNVAAALAAVETALAQNNDDFDAHCEAIREAVRNFASLPHRLEKVGVVDGVQYINDSQATIPEAAMRALEAYPAPVTLICGGLDKLGDPHGYDALGETAARSAHLLVTIGQAAPLIEAAARRAGMPDEKIISAENLTNAVESATIRTPAGGTVVLSPACASFDQFKSYEERGEIFRSLVAQLETRQSASLVPARENDPASPQQGVAR
- a CDS encoding UDP-N-acetylmuramoyl-L-alanyl-D-glutamate--2,6-diaminopimelate ligase, with protein sequence MPLLKELLAGAPEATVRGNDNIEVAALAYDSRSVAPDTAFVAVRGHQRDGHDYIAQAVEKGATVIVAEREDAIKDLPDSVTTLLVPDSRLALANLACEFYGHPSREMTLIGVTGTNGKTTTAHLIAEMLRESGYKEVGIIGTLGAATEKAAYDTGRTTPESLDLQRLLADFLDGGTEAVVMEVSSHALAMQRVTGCAFDAGIFTNLTQDHLDFHETMEDYFDAKAKLFSEVARYSEGFKSFGAVLNADDHYGRRLRDEFCADSIYVTYGIDSDAHLTAEAVHLTPSGMSFVARGAGANIHLDLSLIGRFNVYNALAAVGFGLLKEMPPAKIQAALQRASAPEGRMEMIDCGQDFFVAVDYAHTPDGLKNVITTVKEFTPGRLISVFGCGGDRDRTKRPQMGAIAASFSDLCVVTSDNPRTEDPNRIVEDILGGTRQGHAETIVEIDRRKAIEQALSTAKKGDFVLVAGKGHETYQIFKDRTIHFDDREVVREWLEEHSKDAA
- a CDS encoding penicillin-binding protein 2, which gives rise to MTEDFSSSRAVKKRAGAIRPGTQRRIEKSFYLVLMPLFFLGGRLVQLQATGDAKNIDFGREKRQIIQPRRADILAADGTAMAVTLDEYAVCANPRAVKQKEKMARLVAETIGGDEDEYLELLNKTERADGRPNYYVRLAKRVDEARVEKLKKRMGPQSERETAKARAARREFWSAISFESSPRRTYPLGNFASQLIGFTSPNGGGVDGLERTFEEKLGGTPGEIVSPLDGDGRPIPGFVKKMTPAEEGRTIVTTIDPEIQANADAAVQAMARKWKPKFAIAIVMKPDTGEVLAMSTAPSYDLNKRPTNIAEVATNRATQFSYEPGSTFKIITAAAAVESVPDWEHKSYYVTGAEKVGRHVIHDWQWWSGKAQAESKDLSEGIRDSSNITMWHFARQIGAKRMLSYAEKFGIGERIESPGLRGPKGLLDRKTQNWSAEQLANFSFGQGMMMTPLQLARVTAVIANKGVMMKPMLVKEVRDASGKVVEKYEPEEQRRVISEEAAREVGKMLERVTTEGTARTSAFVPGYRTAGKTGSAQKADGRRGYAAGRFISSLAGYVPAKNPKYVIVVIADEPKGSHWGSEVCGPPWAEIASKAMLNLRLREGASAPAPDPTWMKLPEKKN
- the mraY gene encoding phospho-N-acetylmuramoyl-pentapeptide-transferase; amino-acid sequence: MTNSTQPTFWLWLLQNTALWQIISFAVSGLLMLMFGGPLIAWLKNLRGMKWSAREDTPDTHLAKAGTPSMGGLGIISAATLTFFVVFLVNQMLMRRVPNAPALSGEFLLLLFTVPLITLAHLALGFADDWSKARGKGGLRARDKFLGQVVLMLAFFILVGVGQRTGVTSDVFVLRDASLPLLALLAVVIVGTCNAVNITDGIDGLAAGLCVQVGLAFALLGFFSADWWLCLAGACFGFLAFNRFPARVFMGDTGSLALGAALGAGAVLSRAMWLLPFVGFIFYVELLSVTAQVLWFKYTRKQTGEGKRLFRRAPLHHHFELGGWSEWRVVTTFWGINLITTLIGIVLWQNGMLPRFP